CATTCAGCTTCATGCACTAAACTCAAAGTTCAATTACTTTTTGCAGCATCACAAAATTGATTAAAACTATTAGCTGGCTGATTACAATGCTTTGACCAGGACCCATGGCCTCAGTGCAATCTCCTCTCCCGTGGAATAAgcaaatggcctcaagttgcatcaggggaggtttagactggatattagaaGAATGTTGAGATTTCTCATGCAAAACCCACTTCAGgtttctctccttcctcactCATGTGCTGACCAAGCCATGGCAAGGTTGTGCAGGTGAGAGTcagcctgccctggggacaAACACTGTGCCACTGACACCATGCACTGACCACTTTCTGAAGATGCAGGAGTACAGAGGAGCAGTTATTTTGTTGCCTCACAGAACCTCCAGCCTTACAGATAAGTTCAGCACTTGCAGAGGCTACTTGGCATGAGGTACAAAGAACACTTTTATTCTAGGCTGTGTTTGAGGGCAGGGACAGTTACTAATTTCTCAAACTGAGAAACACTGCTTCATTGTAAAGGAAAAATTTCTGTTTGCAGGCAAACCTAGAACTGTTTTGCCCTTGGATCAAATCTGTAAATAGCTTTTGACAATGTCATATCTCATTCGCTAAGTAAATGTTGGCTGTtgggcacacacagcacaggagtTGCATTTGACTCCTTATCAGAGGATGAATGCATGGGAAAGAGCAAGAGATAAGCTGCTCAGCAGTCCTGTCACATGCTCCCAGACTCcaaaagacttttaaaaggcaaaaagtgTTGATATGGAATAGATGGACTGGAACGTTCTGCACTCAAATACTCCCTGAACTCCTTCAGCCTTCTGCCCGcccacacagccctgtgccaccaAGAGAGCCCACAGGACTCTAAGGCAACCCAAATCTTTCTGGTAAACCTGAAAGTAGAAAACCTGAATTTTAGGACCAGTAAGCAACTGCTAATTTCTTCAGCAAATATTTAGCACATTTCCCTCaaacttgttttaatttttaccaCTATTAGCCCAGCAGCTGGGGTTCGGTACCCCACCACTACACAGCTTTGCAGCCTGTTACCCTTCCTTGGTAAGATTGGTACACCAAAACATGAATTACTCTGCattaaatcaattaaaaacCACTTCTTACAGACAAGCATTTTCCTTAGGAATTTATTCCTTGCAGACAACTCTAACTTCCTCATGATTGCACACCTTAGTAGGCTTCCTACCTAGAAGCAAGGTGAATTTCAAAATTTACAAATACGAAGACAGTAACAGGAAAGTAGCATGAGCTTTAGAATGACAATGCTTTGATCTTGACAGTGGCCTTgtgaagatttattttctttgcatggCAGCATCGTTCCCTGCAGGCTGTTGATGCCATGGCATTTACACACTGATCCGTTTTCCCTCTTCTGCAGGAGTTCCCGTTGGCAGTGATCCGAGGGCAGGAATGCTACTGTGGATACCCCACCAGGCGCTTCTCGCTGCACGAGGGCACGGACGGGCGGCGCTGCAGCGGGACCCACaatgccagcagcactgctgggggagAGTACTGCCTGGTCTACCAGACACCTGTGCAAGGTACAAGCTCCAGCCTCACCGTGCCAGGGCAACCGCTGCTGAGAACAGCCCCCCTGCCCCTTCTGCAGTGGGTAAAAGTGATCTCGTTTACAGCAGTCTGAGCCACACTAGTGGATATCACCATACGGGCAAGAGTTTAGGAAACAGTCTTTCTCTAAATTCCCCTCTTGCAATCATGCTCATGAAGATGCATCTTTCCATTCTCTCATTACACAACACCTTCTAAGACAACTTGCTGGCAAGAACAGTGGTTTGTTGCAGCTTTATCAAAAAAGCATTACCTTacacaaaaccagcagaaacCTCTTTGAGGATAATCTCTTTGGCCTCATAGAGCTGAATTAATTTTAGGAAGTAGCTTACTCATAACCAGACCAAATTCATACCCTATACTACtaagagagagaaggaggaagcaATAAACTATAATCAAGAGCTGTCTGTGGAATTATTAAAAAGCCACTCTACTAACAGTGAAGTATCTTCTCTCCTCACAGACACCCGCTGCACGGACAGGAAATTCTTAACAACCAAATCCAAAGTGTTTGTTGCTTTGTCAagctttcctggggctgggaataCGTGGGCACGCCACCTGATAGAGCACGCCACAGGATACTACACAGGAAGTTATTACTTTGATGGAGCCCTCTACAACAAAGGTATCGAGGCCCAAGAGATGGGACACAGGCAGCCCTTCCAAAGCACAGAGTTTTACTTATTGCCCCGTCATCCTTCTGCTTGAGCCAGCAATGGCTGTTGCTGTTGGCATGATGGTACAATTTAAACACGCCTGGCCCGAGCAGCCTCCCGCAGTGCagatggcagcagggacagctccagcagcacgcTGCTCTGACAGGCAGCTGCCAACACACCAGCAGCCAGGCTCTCCATTTGCAAACGGGCACACTGCCTGCATTGGTGCCCTGTGCACACACTGCTCCCACCTGGCAGGCTGGTCCCAAAGACCAGTTACCTAAATGCTGTGGGTAAGACCCTTCAGCAAACATGTAGGTTAAATTTTCAAACATTACTAATTATTCTGGGAAAACTGCATCCTGAGGCGGCAGAGGTTCAGTAAGCACCAAGCACTGGCCCTGTGAAAAGCTGCCTCATTGCAGTGTGGGGCAGAGGATTCCTCTCCCCCAGCAGAGGAATAGACTGGCTGACAGCATGTGCCCAGCGTGGTGGCTGGGGCTCCAACCACGGTTTAGCTGACTGGTACTGTCACACCAACTTTACACTACCATAGGGAATGATTTAGTGGGAAAAGGCACAGACATATAATCAGGCAAAATAGCCAACAATCCTGTCTCGTAAAACAggttttaaaggagaaaaagaccACTGGAGAAGTAGAAGGACCATCTGTGTGAAAACACATGAAAGTGGCAAGACAGAGATTGAAATGTTCGACTCAGCAATCCTGCTGATAAGGAACCCATACAAATCACTGATGGCAGAGTTCAACAGAAAATATGCTGGGCATCTGGGCTATGCCACTGACCGCAACTGGAAGAGCAAAGGTGAGCATtaccccagcacaggcaggtttGAAACCCATCTCCTCAGTGTGCTGGGAAGGGGGGACTAGGACCTGAGTGAGTGCTGCTAACAAATTCGGTGGGACTTGAGTCCTGCCACAGCTGAGATCAATCCCAAAACCTCTGACACTTGCACAGTGGAAGCAGTGTGGTCTTTCTGTATGTCCACCCCCAGAGAGGAGGGGAGTGCAACACCATTGCCACAGGCACACAGGAACATCACTGCACTGTTGGGCATAGAAAACATGTCCATGTACAATACTCCTGTGCACAGCCCATTTCCCAGGCTGAGGTAAAGAAAATTTGCCCCTACAGCATGTAATAATCATGAGAAATCTAACTTTAGATCTGGAGGATCCAGTAAAGCATGACATTTCATGAGGGATATTTTACAGCACTGCACAGGTGCTActgcactgcagaaaaataagcaTAATAGCAATAAGTGGACTTGAAATTCCGTGTCCCCTGAACACATGAAAAGGCTCCAGAACCTGCCTGCCAGACTTCACATGTTTGACTGGCAACTGGCTGGTGACTGCAATTTCCCCACTGGATACACTGCTGCATTCAGACTCTGCAGCAGAAAAGCTATTTGGCTTCCATTTCTCCTTGTACATATTTTAGGCATTATTGCTATGGCTTGGCAGGGGACTGGGGGAAAAAGTGTCCTGTGTCACAGCACATTTGTTTCCTAAGCTGATGTATCACCTTTCATCAGTCACAACTCAAGACCTATTCATCAAAAACTGACAAAATAGCCcccagaaaaaagaaaaagtctgcTGGGAATGGCTTTCCCATACTGCAAACTGTAAATTGTTATATTTCAGCCACAAATGCTCTTTGTCCAGCCCAAAAGCTTTTACTAGGACTGTCTTGActtcaggaaattaaattatcaaAGAGAGCAAATAGAGATCAAGGTATCATTAATGTctaaagcaaatgaaaattgCTAACATGCAGCATGGCTAACAGTGTCTCATTTTCATGGTTTCCTGGTCATCCAGAGTGGCCGGATTTTGTGAACAGCTATGCCTCCTGGTGGGCCTCCCATGTCCTGGAGTGGCTGAAGTATGGGAAGCGCCTGCTCGTTGTCCATTATGAGGACCTGAAGCAGAGCCTCATCCCCAAGCTGAAGGAGATGGTGGAGTTTCTGAACGTGACAGTGACAGAGGACCGGCTGCTCTGTGTGGAGAACAACAGGGACGGGAATTTCAAGCGGTCTGGTGCTAAGCAAAAGAATTTTGAGCCATTCACCCAGGAAATGAAAGCTCTTATCAACAGATACATCCTGACAGTGGACGAAGCCCTAAGGGGAAGAAACTTCtcggggctgcccagggaataTGTGCCAAGATGATAGGCTGGTATCACACTGCTGTGGTTAAAAATGAaggttttttgtgttgttttttttttttttttcttaaaaaacagacaaaaagctaaacaaaaaaaccccacaaacaaacaaaaagaaaaaaagaaaaaaggaaaaaaaaaaaaaaaaaaaaaaaaaaaacccagacctCTTTAGCAGTTATAGCAAAGATACTTGTGAAGGCAGCTGAGCAGTGCAGCAGTTGGGAATGCCTGGGTTTTGTCAGCCCCAAACCTGGCTCCAGAGGCATGGAGGAGACCCCAGAGGGGTGGCAGAGAAAGAGTGCCACCTGTGCTAGGGGCTTGACACAGGTTTCTGCACCTCCATCTCTTCATCTGGAGAGTCATGGTGTGTCTAGGGGGACACAGGGCCAAATGTCACCATGGTCAGTGCTCTTGGTTCTAGAAATGGTCAGCTGGGAAGAcctggagaacaggagcaaAGGGGGACCCCAGTCCTTCCAGGCCCAGCAGGGGTAGGATCATACCTCCTACCTCATCCCTGAAATCCCTGGAGGAACTCCAAGGCAGTCCAGCCTGGAAAAACACAGCTACTTAGAGCTGCCCTCTGGAGCCCCTCCAGCAGCCATACAGGTTTGATTTTTAACTCCTGCAGTCACCTTGGGTTTGTTTGACCCTGCAGGGGGCCCTTGTGCAGTGGGGAGAGAACAGGggcacccagggctggcagggcagctgtCCCCATGATCCTGGCCCACTGGGCAGCTTGGAGGGGTTAATCCCTGTGGCCAAAGGTGTTACCCTGCTGCAAGACGCTTCTGCTCACGTGAAGTAAAGGATTTCTTAAAAATTGGagtgaaaatactgattttaataaaacaagTTTATATAAAGGGAGCTGAACTTCCTCTGCCTGTGTATCACTGGTGCTTTGAAAACAATACAGGACATAGAGTACCCCTCAACCCAAGTCTCTCCCTGTTTACACCCCACACGTGGCTCCTCTCTGTGCCACCTGCCTGGTATGGGGCTTGTTATGGGGCTGTCACATCCCCATCCCTAATGCTCAGTGCTTTCCTTGGCAGTAAGGGTCTCAAGGGCCACAAAGGTGTGAGGGATTGCGGTGGACTGAGCTGGTTcacatggaaaacagaaattctttTGGTTTATGCAAGGggtacagctgaaaaaaaaccagctcaGTCTGGGTGCTGTAAGCCCAGATAAAGACAAGTGGTGAGACCCTGTGGTGCCTGCACAGGGTGGtacagccctgcctgggacaccacgcagcccctgcacaggaacacagctcacacacacctggacaccaaggaaaaaaacccaaataatacTGTGCCAGTACCAAACACCACAGACAGTACAGAAACACCCAGGTACAGAAACATTCCCATAAAGCAGATAAATAAGGATGCTACAGAACAGGACTATCACCATCTCCACTCTGGCTTAGTAAAGAACTGATTCTTTTGGGAATTATGCATTAAAGGTCTTCCAAGTTTCATTTGGGCAGCAGTTGCTGTTAATGGATATGGGTCACATCCCACAAAGTTTGAGCCCAGACTATGGAAGGAGGACAAATActtcacagaaagaaactgCTCGTACCTCACTGAATTACATACCTGAGACCAAAAAACAGGATTTGGGCCCACCACAAAACATGAAGATTATGAGAATGACATTTTATTACATTGCCTTTCTTGTATGGCATTACAGgatcatttaaaaaacattttggtAATTTCAAACCTGTATATGGTGAGCAAGGACTATCCGTAAACTCTCAAGAAGGCAATTTAATTACACATATGTCCTGTAATGAAGACTCTAGGTGGCTAAAATTGGAGCTGgcaaaaattatgaatatgCATTAGCTCTATAATGCCAAAAATCAGCTCGtttaacaaaaaatgaaattgtagCCAACCATTTCTTAATAGCTCAGGTACACGGGGCTGccagtttatttttatacattttgtaCAAAATATGTATACATGGTTTATACATTATACAACTGTAGGTACAGACACATGAAAATATCACTTGCATGCTCTACCAGAGTTCTTTTAGGATCATAGGAATAGTGAAGGACTTCATGGGTCATTGCACACGACCACACCAACAGACTGGACAGAGACATAGCTCACAGTGTCCTTCCTTGCCACATCTTTTTTGGTCAGTATTGTTTTTTAGCTGAAGCAGCTCTTCATCTTTACCTTGAGATATGTTCACAGATATTGATCACATCCTTTCTCAAGCTCCATCTTGCCAGGGCAAATATTCTGTTGTGCTTTACCCAATTCCCTTGCAAGGCAGATTTTCCTCTCAACCATCTCTATGCTTATTGCCCTTAGCTTTAATTAACCAGAAtatctcagtaaaaaaaaaaaaaaaattaaaaaaaggagcTCTCATGCCACTGAAAGCCATGTTGATGTTCACTCCACGTAGATTTGCCttcttattttgtatttgaaatattagaaatggaaaaaatatgcaTGCAATTCCCTCAAGCTTTTAGTTTTCCTCAGGAAGTCATGAGTCATAAGCAGGCaaccagaacaaaacagagATGCTACATTTGAAAAAGAAGAGCTTAACACTTGAGATTGTTAAAGTGAGCAACAGTCACACTATACAAGGTGGAATCCAGATTCTCTATTGAACTGCAGCTAAAAAGTGGATAAACCATACTAGAAGAGAGGGCATAATAGGAGACAAAAtggtttttcttcctggaaaccAACTACAAAATAAAGCCTTTAAAGCAATCCTAAAAAAGCATGAATGTCATCACCAGCAGTTCTGTCTTTCTGCACTGCTTTATGAATTTTCCTTTAAAcccatttcttttaaaatccattaCTCACTGCTAAGACCACACTACGATACTACTGCAGCAATATTAACCTCCATGAAATAATTAAAGGATGGATTATCAGCATGAGACCTTACATGACACCTTTTTGGAACCTAATGTGTTTTCCAATGGCCTGCAATATAATGAGATGTTCAAATATAAAACATTGAGTTACTGCTTTTGTCCGTTGTGACATTTCTTCAGTCAGAAAGACCCGAATTTCCCATCTGCATTACTTACACCTTAATTTTGACCTTGGGTGGTTGAGAGCAATCTTTAAGGAAGCTATCCCTTTGAATCTCCTTTTTATATTAGCATTTAATTAGTCTAACAAATTTCCTGATGTACAATTACAATGGACTGTAAATCAGCTCTCCTCCTTTGAACCGTGTTGTTGCATTTTTTAGCCTTCTGCGCACTCAGACCAGCAAACACATCCATCTCTCAGCTCCTTCTACACAGCACCTATTTATCTTCAGTTGCTGCTTCCCAGACCAGGAGCTTTTCCCATCACAGGACTCTACTTACCATCCACACACCCTGGTTCTTCAGTCTGAGGGCCCCTCAGGTTGCATCATCATGTACCATCATGCATACAAACAGAGCAATTCACAGAAAATGCTAAAATCTTATCAGGAAGTGTATCATTTCTAGACATGGGGCATGATCACCACTAATGGCTGCATGGTTTTGACCAAGCTACCTGAAAGAGCAGCAAAGAGGAGAATGGCTTCTCTTAATCACATGAATCAGTGTCAAGCAATCCCTCAAATGAAGAGGAATACAATTGAAGTGCATTATTAAATGCTTTATGCAATAGTTAAGATGATGTGAAAGGCCCaaagctttttaaatgaaatcagCTCTGATTGAAGAAATGTGATCTCATCAATGCAgtctctccctgccctcttaCTGCAGAGTTGTGTCCTGTTCCTGCTCTTGGAGCCTGCTTGTCACACCCCTGTCTACAGGAAGGTGGTCTGCAGGTACCAGCTTGCCTCCTGTCTCCCCTGGAGACACCAGGTGGGATTTTTCTGCAGTTCAAGGCTCTGGTAAGTACCACCAAAGCCTTGGCTAGAGCTCCTTCATGTGCCGCCCCAGTGCAGGGAACAGCATCCAGCTGCCCACGTGGCTCTTGCTGCTTTTGCCTTTCAGCGTGCTCAATGGAGAGCTCCAAGGTGTGCTGGGAGGAGAGGCTATGGAATCACAAGCTCTTAAAAGTACtgataacaaaaataatttcctcccGTGAACCACACTGCAGAGACCTTTCCAGGTCCGTTCTGCACCGCTGGGGTGGGTTGGAAGCAAACTGCATTATCTGGAGCAGTTGCTGCAGTCACACAGTGACTGGATTATGAGCGCTTATCCCGAAGGCAAAACAGACGATCGCAGCCCTTGGATTTTTAGATATGTCAGAAGCTGATTAACCTATAATACTTCTGAAATAAAGCACTTAGTACCACCCTAGCAACATTATACAGTTCATTTCATAGGAAAAATCCATGTCACAGTGAATGAAAAACACAGAGAGGGAAGTGATTTAAAGGCAACACCTTGCTAATGACAAGAACATTTCTTTGACAAGTAAGGTTATAAAGGAGCGTTCTGCAGTACAATTGCATCTTTCATGAAGCATCAAATATGCTGGAAAATAGACCAAATCTTCCATGCTGACTTACCCTATTACAATGATGTTCTGGAAATTgtcaaacacacacaaacacacacgtGTGTGGTTGCACGGGCAGCTGGTCCCACATCCCCCACGCAAGGACCaggagctctgtccctgcctggagcCTCCTGGAGCCTCTGCACTGCCTTgaggggcacagggctgggaccccaccctgcagcagggagggcagagctgggacagcacCCACCACCCCAGGGGACGAGGCACAGCTGCACCTGAGCCACTGTGCTCTGGTGAAggatttctgttaaaataatgtgcagaacatttgttttcttagaaacactctttttttttccacagtcaCTCATTTAAATGGATTCCACTGTGCCTGTTTTATGCCTCTCTGTATTCCAGCAGAGACTGGAATTAAGCTTTGAAGTTCAGTGAGAAATTCTAATGGCATTCAACTTCAATGCTATTGCCTGAATCCTGGGGAATTTAAAGAAAGGGGGAGactaagagaaaagaaactactcttttattgttttctacAGCTTGATCCTGAAATGGCTGACTTTGAAAATAACCTTAATATCTAACTTTATGCATTATTCATATATACTAAAGCATGTAAATACAGTTTTcaaagcttaaaataaaactcttttCCTGTACAGGTtacaattatttaatattttgacaCAGCAACGTACATCATTAATATTAAGCAGCACACAGAGGGTAAAAGTGACCTAAAACAAGCATGAACTTTTCTCATCAGTATGGAACATCGACACATTACCCAGAAAACAGTCAGACTACAAGTATGCATAAGGTCTTCCAAAAAGGAGGGAAGAattaagcattttaattttgtataaaACTGTAGCTGCCACTTTGCCATTTACTAAGAATGAGGTCTGTCAAAATGTATATTTGCAAGGAATTTCTTGGCATGGTAACAGTCTTGGGGGATCAAATAGTGGTATTATTCCAGTTTTCAGGTAATAATGACCACGTGGTCAGAAACGGAAGATACATTAACGTGTATTCAATTACTATAACAATATGTAGGATGCACCTAGAGTGTACCTTACACACTGTGTGGCTGATTTAAGCCTGTGCCCTCCCCATGGCAGAATTTTTGTATAGCTGTGAGCCACAGGACAGACCAGAGATGCAAATTCTGTGCTCTTTGGGCAGTGCCAAAAATATCATTTCACCCATCACTGTCATGACTAAATTTCCTGGCTGCAGGATGAAGCACGCCTGGGCTTTAAGCAAGTGTTCACTTCTTGTAATGTTCATTCAGAAAGGGAGAAGTTGCCTGTGACAACTTCTTCCCAGCTACAAACAAGATTAATCCTAATTGCCAGGGACAGAAATCCTGTTAGGCTATCCAGCCTGGCTCTTTGGTAACACAGGATTCTCCCTCGGGCTTCTAGGTTATCTATTTCTTTGTTTAGTCTCTCTTCCAGCTCTGTGTTGATGCCCATACCTAGTACCTGAGAACCTCTCCAGTTATTTACATTGCTGAGGAAGATCAATACATTTCATGGGCTCCTTAGTTCTCCATTCAGGTCACTCAAGGACACTGGGGGAATGGTGCAGGACCAACTGTTAGATGCCAACAAGAGCAGCATCCTTCACCCTCTTTCTGCTCTGTCAAAAACTACCTATGGAAAAAGGCCATGTTCAAAGTGTCccaaattaagaaaataaacttcaaaaaaacaaacaagaaaaattgcACCTCCCAAAGCAAGTGCATTGAAAAAGGCTTGGTTTAGTTCAGACTACCTCAGCTTTACAAACCCAGTTCATGGTTGCTGGTTTTTGAGTGACTGAAGATAAACCAACATTATTCCTGGGCCTGATTTGTCCCTCAGACTATTTACATTCATGCACCCACAAATTTTCTCTTCATCTCTCTTATGTGGCCGCAATATGGGAGAATAAAAAGggtaaataaatagaattttcaaatttcttctgggtcacaaaacaaaatcttctgCTCACATCTACAGCAACATCAAAATTAAGTTCAGAGCTTTTGTAAACATAGAGGTTCGTCACAAATGGTTATTTCACGTCAACCCACTCTCCATGTAATGAGGcacaacaaaattattttcaaagtacTTTCTGCATTATTTCATCAGGGATTGTTAATGATGTTTAATTTGCTATTGCTGCAAATATATAGCTAATTATAATTAGACAGGAAAATGCAAACCATGCATTGACTGTCATTCTCCAGAGCTGTGTAAGGAAGACTCTTGTTTTACAGAGCATCCCTTACCCAGGAACGGTTCACTTCTCTCAagtcagaaaagctgaaatccttAATTTTAATCATTCACTACAAGACATATGCTAAGTGTAAATACATTCAAGTTGAAAATTGCTAAAGCACTAGCATATATGCAAAATACCTTTAATCAGAACAATGCAGAAGGGAACTTCCAAAACAACTTGTTCCCATAGCATTTTACAAAAACTCATATtgttatttgtaaataaaagcaGACCTGCATCCCCAGTGTGGAGAAATAAAAGCTACATGCATTTCTGGTAAAGACTGCCAATTTTATCTATACTAGGAGCacaataaaactatttttataaaaagaccagaatgaaaagtaattaactttatttattaacttaaacttttatttaattaatctaagaatgaattaaaataaagatttgcAGTCAGTTGTGAGCATCAACAAATGAACACAACATTATTCTAATAATGGCTTATTACATTATTTCTCTGCTGGAATGCAATATTGATTGGAAATCCTTGGGATGGAACAAATTGATTATTTGTGCAAATTTAACAACTGTTTGCTTACAGATGCAAGTGCTTAttgtttaatttgaaataagTCTATAGGAAAGTTCCAGATGCTGGCAAAGAGGGCCCAGAACATCCACTGCTCTAAGCATTTACACCTGAGATTAATGGTCAGTTTCTCACTGTGCTCAGGTGTGACTCAgtccagcctttcccagagcCCACTGTCTGAACCTGGCTTCCACCGGCTGGTGCTTCAGCGGAGCATTCAGCCCCAGCAGTCAGGTGtgctgggaagcagggctggcacaTCCCGCTGGGCTCCCACGCTCCTCGGGCTCCTGCAtctccctgagctccagcatcCCCCTGGGCTCCAGCATCCCCCTGGGCTCCTGCATCCCCCTGGGCTCCTGCATCCCCCTGAGTTCCCGCATCCCTCCGACTCCAGCATCCCCCTGAGCTCCCGCATCCCCCTGGGCTCCCGCAtctccctgagctccagcatcCCCCTGGGCTCCAGCATCCCCCTGAGCTCCCGCATCCCCCTGAGCTCCCGCATCCCTCCGACTCCAGCATCCCCCTGAGCTCCCGCATccccctgagctccagcatccccctgagctccagcatccccctgagctccagcatccccctgagctccagcatcCCCCTGAGCTCCCGCATCCCCCTGGGCTCCAGCATccccctgagctccagcatccccctgagctccagcatccccctgagctccagcatcCCCCTGAGCTCCCGCATCCCCCTGGGCTCCT
Above is a genomic segment from Vidua chalybeata isolate OUT-0048 chromosome 20, bVidCha1 merged haplotype, whole genome shotgun sequence containing:
- the WSCD1 gene encoding WSC domain-containing protein 1 isoform X1, translating into MAKAFFRLQKFLRRIQFLLFFLTAAYLMAGSLLLLQRTRLVLQQGSRGTPTNQALPVPEEMSRVGIIDPRALQNPPSPRLLVGMDALQEPALEQRHSPHWLMSRNSELRQLRRRWFHRFTSDQEPLQTAGFKAMKHTAEHKGTYMGCFTHDSRERTLKGAVFYDLRKMTVAHCQEACAERAYSYAGLAYGAECYCGNTLPAAAAKPEECNSECKGEKGAVCGGVNRLSVYGVEQLRAAARPRRNVIYRGCFRAPENLTDTFPASLIQPNLTVEMCSEFCSKKEFPLAVIRGQECYCGYPTRRFSLHEGTDGRRCSGTHNASSTAGGEYCLVYQTPVQDTRCTDRKFLTTKSKVFVALSSFPGAGNTWARHLIEHATGYYTGSYYFDGALYNKGFKGEKDHWRSRRTICVKTHESGKTEIEMFDSAILLIRNPYKSLMAEFNRKYAGHLGYATDRNWKSKEWPDFVNSYASWWASHVLEWLKYGKRLLVVHYEDLKQSLIPKLKEMVEFLNVTVTEDRLLCVENNRDGNFKRSGAKQKNFEPFTQEMKALINRYILTVDEALRGRNFSGLPREYVPR
- the WSCD1 gene encoding WSC domain-containing protein 1 isoform X2 codes for the protein MGCFTHDSRERTLKGAVFYDLRKMTVAHCQEACAERAYSYAGLAYGAECYCGNTLPAAAAKPEECNSECKGEKGAVCGGVNRLSVYGVEQLRAAARPRRNVIYRGCFRAPENLTDTFPASLIQPNLTVEMCSEFCSKKEFPLAVIRGQECYCGYPTRRFSLHEGTDGRRCSGTHNASSTAGGEYCLVYQTPVQDTRCTDRKFLTTKSKVFVALSSFPGAGNTWARHLIEHATGYYTGSYYFDGALYNKGFKGEKDHWRSRRTICVKTHESGKTEIEMFDSAILLIRNPYKSLMAEFNRKYAGHLGYATDRNWKSKEWPDFVNSYASWWASHVLEWLKYGKRLLVVHYEDLKQSLIPKLKEMVEFLNVTVTEDRLLCVENNRDGNFKRSGAKQKNFEPFTQEMKALINRYILTVDEALRGRNFSGLPREYVPR